The genomic segment GCGAGCAAAAATCAACAACCCCGACGCAAGCGTCGGGGTTGTTGTTCTCATAAGGTGGTTGCAGTCGGCTTTAATACCCTTTGTTACGACGCAGAGCGTTGCCGAGGACGGCGGGTATTAAACCCTCCGCACGAATAAAGCGGAGACGTACTTTTTGTACGTTGAGTATTTTCAGAAGTGGCACGGATGCCACTGGTTCAACCAGAAGCGATATTTCGGCAAAGCCGAAATTCGCCATTAAAAGTGTACACGGATGTACACTTTTAATGATGCGACGCAGTAGATGCCCCGCATATTTTCAAAAGACGTATAATTGACAGAGCTGTGTTTATATGATATACCTTTTGCGCATATCTTGTTTTTTAACCTTTTAAGACGGAAGGAGTATATAATGTCTGGACATAGTAAATGGGCTACAATTAAACACGCAAAAGGGGCAGCTGACGCAAAGCGCGGTCAGATGTTTACAAAGTTTATTAAAGAAATTTCTATAGCTGCACGTATGGGCGGCGGGGATCCGAACGGTAACCCCCGGTTAAGAACTGCAATATTAAAAGCACGCGCGGCTAACATGCCGAAAGATAATATTGAACGAGCTATTAAGAAAGGCACCGGTGAATTAGGTGGTGCAAGCTACGAAGAGTTGTTATATGAAGGCTATGCGCCGGGCGGAGTTGCGGTATTGGTAGAAGTGCTGACCGACAATAAAAATCGGGCGGCAGCCAATGTGCGAAACCTTTTTTCCAAAAACGGCGGTAATCTCGGTGCAACCGGTTCGGTAGCGTATATGTTTAACCGCAAAGGCGTTATAGAGTATGATGCTGAAGCTGTCAGCGAAGAGAAATTGATGGAAGAAGCTTTGGAAGCCGGTGCGGAAGATATTCAGACCGAAGGCGGTATTATCACCGTAACAACTGATCCCAACGACTTTGCTTCCGTGCTTGAAGCCTTACAGGAAAAAGGCTTTGAATCCGTTTCTGCAGAAATTTCTATGGTTCCCGCAACGTATATGAGTTTGGAAGCAGAAACAATCCGTAAAGTGTTAAAAATGGTTGAACGTCTCGAAGAAGATGACGATGTCCAGAACGTATACACAAACCTCGATATTCCCGATGATTTTGAACCTGAGGAATAACGGTATATTTTGTAATTTTTAATATCTTATACTATATAAACGCCATACTATCGTTGTTTTCAGCGGTTGTTATGGCGTTTTTGTTTTATTGCGGCCATAGAATCAACGCGGCACTTCCCGTGGTCTCGCTAATTAAAAATTCTTAATGAAGAATATTTAATTAGTTAATCGCTTCCACTTCTTCTTTGCTCAATCCTGTCATTTTTTCGATAAACGGTATTTCGCAATTGGCTTGCTTCATCAGTCGTGCCGTTTCAAGCGCTTTTTGACGGGAGCCGCGTTCAAGGCCTTCATCCATCGCATCCATCAGGGCTGCCGGTAATATGTGGTATTCTTTCCGTGCTAATTCATTTCTTTTTACCGTCTGTATCATCTGCTCTATCCTCCTCGTGTCACGGAAATCAATTTTTGAGTGAAGGTATTAAAACAGAAGAAAAAATGCTAAAGTGAGAGCATGAGGTGGGAAGAATTAGAAGATGCACTTGAAGTGCTTCAAAGCGAGCGGGAGTACGACGGATATTTTTGCAGCATAAAAGATGCGGTTATCATCGTTATTTTGGGAAGCCTCTGCGATCTGAAAAGCGTAAAGAAAATACATGCGTGGGCAACGAGTGAGCATGTAAAAGTGTTTCTTGAAAAAGAATTCGGTATAAAAAGAATACCGTGTTACTGGTGGCTGTTAAGTCTTTTGGCAATGGTAAGCCCTGAATCACTTAATCGGTGTATGAAAAACTGGGTAAGCTCATTGGTACCGCATCTTGCGGAAAAGCTTGAAGCGGAAGAAGAAGAGCAAAATAAGAAGAAGAAAAAAAGCTTGACGATTGCAATAGACGGGAAAGAAATCCGCTCGACAGGGAAAATGAAGAAGTATGACAGTCCGTTACACATTGTCAGCGCGCAGATAGGCGAACTAGGGCTCACTCTTGCGCAGGAAACAGTGCAATCAAAGAGTAACGAGATACCGGCGGTACAAGAGCTGATAAAGACACTTGAGATAGAAGGATGCATGGTAGTTGCCGATGCTTTAAACTGTCAAATACAGACTGCACAGGCAATTATCGATGCAAAAGCCGACTATTTATTAAGTGCGAAAGGTAATCAGAAAGAGTTGATGAACGATATAGCAGCGTATGTCCAAGATGAAAAACTACGTTCAACGATGGATAGCGTTACCCAAACGGAAAAAGGACACGGACGGATAGAAACGAGAAGTGCGTATACTACTGATGATGTTGAATGGCAGCCGGGAGGCAGGGTATGGCCGGCTGTTAAATGCATTGGAGTGGTGCATACACGATTTGAGACAGACAAAGGGGTAACGGAGCAATGGCACTATTATATTTCAAGTAAAGTGTTGAGTGCCGAGGAGCTTTTACATCATGCGAGAACTGAATGGTCGGTAGAATCGATGCACTGGTTGCTTGATGTTCATTTTGACGAAGATAAATGCAGGATTCAGAGTAAGAATATACAGCAGAATCTGAATATGCTCCATAAAGTAGCGCTTAATATCGTGCGCATATACAAGCGGGAAACTCAATCAAAACTGGCTTTGAACGGTATTATGTTCCGCGCGCTTATGAATCCTCACGACTTATTACCGCTTTTAGACAAAAATTGATTTCCGTGTCCTCGTGTAATCGGTTGTTGCTTTGCCTGTTTTCACATACTGTAAAAAACCTTGTAACTCTTGATTATCTGTTCTTGTAAATGCCTTTGCGTTCTCAATATAATCTTTTTTGTATCTTTTGAAAATATGCGGATATCTGCGTTGTCGCTTAACAAAAAACAGTCCTCGACGTACAGCAAGTACGCCTGCGGGTGTTTTTTGTACGCTCCTAGCATCTACTCCGCCTATTTACAAAAGGCTAACGGAGGGCTTTTTTAGACAAGTCTGTTTCAGCAGTGGCACGGATGCCGCTGGTTCCATGCAGCAGCGATGTTTTGACACAAGGCAAAACTCGTTTTTCCGATAGGCACGGATGTCTATCGGAAAAAACATTTCAATGTCGTAGGACGTACCGTTTTCATCTTTTACCAATACATCAAGGCGGACGGTTTTTGCGCCCAAATTAGTCGTAACCGTATTTTGAGATGAAAGATACGTAATTTTATCGATCTGTGCACTAAAGAGCATTTCAAGAAACGACCGGCACAGCGATTCGTGTTCCATGACTTTACAAAACATAAAGTCATCGGAAATAGTTAGTTCTTCAAAGGGTTTTCTAGTCATTCACATCTCCTACAGTCCTTATGCGACTTTTGGAGATTTTTGGCTTGAAAAAAATCCTTCTTTTTTTATTTCTTATGAACAACAGTGAAAAAGAGAATTGCACAAAGAAGACGGCAAAGAATGCAATAACAGCATTTCTATTTGTATTTTTTTAAAAGACGGTATATAATAAACTTGCGAAAAAGGGTAAAGTGTGATTACCTAAAAAGATAGCAAGTTGAATTCTATGATAAAGACTTATGTGTAGGTATGAGGAGGTAGGATATGAAAAAGCAGTATGTGAACTTTATAAGCATTCTTTTTGCAGCGCTGTGTTTTGCATTTACCGCATGTAACCAAGGTATGACTACCGGTGGAGAGACCGGTACTGTAAGAATTGTTATCGGAGGGGAGGGGGCTGTCCGTTCCGTTGATGGGGAAGGCCTGCCGGTTTTTGACGAAACAAATACAAAAATTACCGTTACCGATAAAGATGGAACTGAATTGGCAAAAGGAAACGGCAAAACGCCTGTTGAGTTGACGCTTAATATCGATACCAAAATTACCGTAAAGGTCGTTGTTACAACGGCAGCAGGCGTATGGCGCGGTTCAAAAGAACATACCGTTACGGCCGGAAACAATGATGTTGTCGTAAAGCTGTCTAAAACACCGAAGAGTGTAGGGAATGTTCTTTCCAAGGTTAAACGGAACAAGCCTCAAGATGTTGAAATTACGCTCAAGCTGGCAAACGGGAAAGAGCTTATTGATGATGTTAAAATCCGCGGCAATCATCAGGGGTATCCGGTCATAGCACGTGACGGTAAAGGCAGAATATATGTGCTCTATGACAAGGGTAGTTCAAGACATTTTACCCGCTTTGATGCCGAAGGGAATGAGGATGCCGACTTTGAGACCGCTATTACGAGTGTACTGCCATCCTCTGTCCGCATCCGCACTATGACGGTTGATGCTAAAACCAATACCATTTTTGTATTTGATACTTTTTCTCCTAATGTATACGCGCTAACAGAAAGCAGCCCCAATGTCTTTACCTGTTCAGGTCCGTTTGACATTAGTACGTTGCCCGTGGCAGCTACTGCTCTCCCTGTTAGCGCAGCAGCTGCATATAACGGCGTGCTGTTCTTAGCAACAAGTGCAAATAAACTGATTGCCTGCGATGTAACGTTATCCGGTACATCCTTGACACTGGTTGAAAGAGCCATAGAAACGTTGGAAAATCTCCGCCCCAGCTCTCTAGGCGGGTGGACTGCATGTACCGGTCTTTTTGCCGATAAAAGCGGCGTCTACTGTCTGCTGTATGGAAGTTCATTGAGAAGTCCTCAGTGGTATATGGTAGGAGCGCTTGTTCATTATACATATAGTGAAGGGGGGCTTGCAAATAAAACCGTGAAAGGGCTCCATTCCAAAGCAGGAGGAAACGATCCGTCCCTTACCTTTGAGGAGAAGGCTTTTGTTAATCCCGTAGGCTTTATCGGCTATGATGAGGATTACCTCTACATTGCGGATGACGGTGCTGAAATAAGCGAAAATCCCTATATAGACTTTTGTATTGCCGGCAACAAAAACCGTATTGCAAAGGTCAATCGTGATACCAAGGTCTTGACCTTTGAAGATTCCGCCTCCGACGTAACATGGTTTGCGGAATACCGTGAATATCCTCCAACGAAGATACCGCATTTATTGTGGAGCCGCGATGAGGACGGCCATGTTACCCTCAAGCTGAAAACTTTGGACGGCAGCGTAAAAGAGCTTGTTCAGGATATCAACACAAGGCAGCAGGACAAGCTGATGACCGCGCGGGACAGCGCGGGGAATGTTTATGTGTTGTATTGCGACAGTACGCCGACTGCACAGCTTCATCTTGAACGCTTTAGCGCGGACGGTACAAAAGATAATAACTTCGGAACTGCAAAGACGGGATTTACTTTGCCCGATACCGATATAACCGATCTTGCCGTAGATTTTAAAACGGCAGATGTCTTTTTGCTCAAACGCACTATGGCAGCAGGCCTCACGGATACGGTGATTACCGCATATATGGCAAAGGCTGATACCGGCTATGCTTCTTTCAGCGGCCCCGCGACAGTTACTATGCCCGATGTTCGGGGGGCGGTAACTATCGATGCCGTTGCCGCGTTTGACGGTACGCTCTTTTTTGCAATGGATGTGAAGGTTGGCTCGGACAATGTTAAAAAGCTGTACGCATATAAAATGCAAACGGCAGGAATTTTTGCATTTACTACGGATAAAACCGAAACGGAGCTGTCTAAACTTCGTGATGATGACAAAAACCCAATGGTATGCACCGGCTTATTTGCCGACCGAAAGGGTGTCTACGGCATGCTTGCCCAAAAAAATGTCATTGGGGGAGCAGCCTTCTATGCGCTGGGCAAAATAGTACGGTACACGTACGACGGTTCTACACAATTAACGCCGGTCGCACTGTCGGGCAATAACAGCGGCCTTAACCCTGCTGCTGCAACCCCCGGTTCCATTGGATATGATGCACAGTATTTTTCCTATCCGGCAGGCTTTCTCGGCTATGACGGGGATAATCTGTACATTGCGGATGACGGTGTAGATATCACAGAGCTGAACGAAAATCACCGTGTCAACGGCAATCAAGATCGCATTATGGCCTTTGATCGTAAAAACGACACTTTGAGCGCTTCTTCTTTGGATTTGGACGGTGCAACATGGTTTAAAAGCTATGATAAGTACACATATCCCGAAACGAAGATGCTGCTGTGGGAGAAAGGCAGCAGCCAATATTGGGTAGGTGACAACGGAACGGAGGCCTATTCTTCATCCTCTGCACTTAGTACCACTCCCAGCCAACAGCTTACCGATGTGTTCTGCTATGACCAAAACGGTAATCTGTATATCGTGGTGTGTGATGGCTTGGACTATAAGGTTAAACGCTTTACGCCTACGGATACCGGCTTGAATAGCACGGGAGATATGAAAATAAAGAACGAGCAGAAACAGCCTGTGTCGATTGCAGTGGATGTTTCCGGCGGCACCAATATCTTGTATTACGGCACTAACGATTATAGTCCGTTGAAGTGGGCTGTAAAGAAGATAGAATGGCAAGATTCTTTTGACGGAGAAAGAGCGCCGGAGCCCTTTACTTCCTTTACCCGCGAAGAGTTGACCTCACTTGCCGCAAACAAGGACGGGGTATTCGTCGGTGTAAAGCAGATATACGAAGAGAGTGTAGGAGTCAATCAGATTCCTAAATACCGGTTAAAGGTAAAAAAATTTCTGAAAGGAACGCATGCCAACGGATCGGTTACTGTTGTAGAAAACGATCCTTTGTATGTAAGCGCGCCGGGGTCTACCAATCCTCATACCCCGATACCGAAACCGGCTAGCAGTTCTCATGATCCGTATATCGAGTACGAAGAAGCAATTAGCGACTTACAAGTGGTTGAGGGTACGCTATATGCCATTATGGAGAAGGCGGAAAAAATCAGGAAATACAACACTGTTGAGGACGCCTGCACCATTGATGAATTTAAGATGAGCAGCGCCCTGTATAAAGTCGGTAAGAAGACGGCGGATGGCTTCTCCGGCAACGCAGATAAGCTCGCTGAAAAGAGAGCCGTACCTCCGGCGGGTGCAAATCCGGGAGTCGGCTATGGGTTCTATCGCTTTATTGCCGTTAAGCCGAAAAAACTTGTGATTGCTTCGGACGGCGCTTGGGGTAAAGAGGGGAATTCTGCATCGCATGTTGAAGCTGACAATGACAAAGTATTAACATACGACTTAGACGGAAACTTGAACTCACCTGAGGAAAAGGATACCGCCGGAAAATTCTCCAAAGAATTGCAGCGCAGTAGTTCCGGCTTTAACTGGGAATAACCCCGTAACATGAGTTTTCTTCAATGCTGCGCTGCTCGCTTCGAGCGTGCGGCGCAGCAAAAACCGCTTGTCAGCCTTTGCGTGTCGGTATATGGGACGGAGGGGCCGGTGGATCGGTTTTTAGACAGTGTTTTGGTGCAAAAGGATGCGCTTTATTCGTGCGCAGGGGTTAATCCCCCTGCGTATCCCATCCGTCTACAATTACCGCGCCAGACCAAGAGGTAAAATCGCAAAGTAAGCAAGGATATTCAACGATGCGTCTGGTGCGGTTGCCACCGAATAATCGCGATTAGTGTTTGTGTTTTTATCGGAACCGGTGTATACTACACTCAAGAAAATAGGTAAGGTGTGATTACCTAAAAAGATACCATGTTTTATTCTATGATAAGGTCTAAATGGTATTTACGAGGAGGTAAGATATGAAAAAACTGCATATAAGCTCTGTAAGCATTCTTTTTGCAGCGCTGTGTCTTGCGTTTACGGCTTGTAATCAAGGTATGACCGCCGGAAACGAGACCGGTACTGTGCAAATTGTCATTGGGGGCGGAGCTGCCCGTTCCGTTGATGGGGAAGGATTGCCTGTTTTTGATGAACATAATACGAAAATTACCGTTACCAAAGAAGATGGAAGTAAATTGGTAGATGAAGAACAAAGGACATCACTCACGCTTCAAGTTGCTGTTGGAAAGAAAATTACCGTAGAAGTGAAGGTTACAACGGCGGCAGGCGAGTGGCGTGGTTCAGAGGAACACACCGTTACTGCTGGAAATAATGATGTTACCGTAAAGCTTTCCAAAGCGCCGAAAGATGTTGCCAATCTGCTGCTCTCTATCACGGGAAAACACCATTCGGGGAGTAATATCGTGTCCTTAAGCATGGGTAAAAAACTGCTCGACGGAATTCTGATCAATAACAGCGCAAAACCGCTTACCGCACGGGATAGTATCGGCAGACTATACCTTTTTTATCAAGATAGATTTTCCGTTCGCCATTTTAAACGCTTTGATGTAGAGGGGAAGGAAGATACTTCATTTCCCGGCGCGGCATTGTTAACGGCAGTTCTCGACTGTACCGATATTGCGGTTGATATAAAAACGGATACGTTGTTCCTTGTGGCAAGAACACCATCTGGATGGAAAATTTATTACACTAATAAAGAAAACAGTTTTGTTCCTTTACTTCCTGATTCTATAGCACGGATTGATCCTACCGTATCTGATATCCATGCTGTTGCAGCATATAATGGTATAGTGTACTTAGCGGTAACAAAGACAGGCTCCGAACCCCTTCAGGTGATGGCTTGTAAGGCTGACCTGTCGGGGCCTGCATTGAATCTGACAAAAATGGATACGAAGCCGCTTCAAAAGCTTCGCACAGCTCCTTCTTTTGGCAATAATAGCACCAAGTGTATCGGTCTATTTGCTGACGAGGATGGGGCGTACTGCCTGCTTAAAGAGCAAGAATTGCGTAACGGAAGAAAGATGTATGCACAGGGGCAGCTTGTCCATTATACATATTCCGGCAGTGCGCTTACCGAGAAAATCAAGGCGGGGCTTAATCCGGTTGCTTCAACTGAAAACGCCATCGCTTTTAATGCACGGTATTTTTCCAATCCGATTGGTTTTATCGGCTATGACAAAGAAAATATCTATATTGCTGACGATGGACTGGATATTCAGTATGTAAACGAAAACTGGCGCATCAAGGGCAATAAAAACCGGATTGCAGTGTTTAACCGCAAAACCGGCAACCTTTCTTTCAGAAGTACAAATGCAACATGGATTGAAGAGCGTTCCGTATACAAAGCCCCCAATACAAAGATTCTGTTGTGGGAGAAGGGGGATGGCTATACTTATTATGGAATGCAATATTGGGTTGCCGATACCGCGAACACATCGCACCCAGTAAGTTCTGCCGATGAGATCTGGTTTTCTGACCAATGGGCTGTAATTCCTACCGATATTTTCTGCTATGACCAGGACGGTAATCTGTATATACTGTGGAAATACGGTCCAGATTACAAGGTTAGACGATTTGCACTGAAAGAAGACGGTTCGTACGAGAAGCAGGGAGAGGATATTTCTCTAACATCCCATGAGGTTTCTGCAATTGCTGTTGATATTTCCGATGGGCAGAACAGTCTGTATTATACGTATGCGTATGGTTCCTATGGATACATACAAAAAAAGAGCTGGAATGTAGGCAGTGCGTTTAGTACTGCGTCAGATGTCTATGGATATGAGGTGCCATTTAATGCGAATGATGTTGCCGTTACCGCGCTTGCTGCAAACAAGGATGGACTATTTGTTGCTATAAAAGAGCAAATAGGTATCGGTGGCGGTGACGATACCAAGTCCTATACGCTCAAGGTAACAAAGTACAAGAAGGATAGCCCTCCTACTCAGGACGGGGTAACGCCCATCGTTTCCGGAGTTGCTGCCTTAAGTCCGTACCCGAAGCCCTCTGCCACAGATTATACGCACTATAAAGAAGCCGTTAGAAACTTGCAGATTATCGAGGGTGTGCTGTATGGTATTACATCAAAGACAACCGAATTACAAAAATACATAGTTTCTCATCATGAAGGAGAGGCTTTTAAGAACAGCAGCGTATTGTATAAAATCGGTAAGACGGCAGACCCATTGCCCGCAAGCCCTGCTAAGTCAGTAGTAAAAAATGCCGTAGATACGGCAGGAGAGAAAACAGGCTACGGTTTTTACCGCTTTATCGCGGTTAAACCGAAAAAGCTTGTAATCGCTTCAGACGGCGCATGTGATACAGGCGGTAGTACCGCTTTAGACGGTAGTTTGAGAAATAATACCGACAAAGTCTTGGAGTATGATTTACAAGCAGAGTTGCAAAGTGAGAAAACTTCAGGCGGCGGTTTTTCCAAAACTTTAACGGTAATAGGTGGAACCGGTTTTTACTGGTAGTATCTACGATGAACTTGATTTCACGCTGTGCAGCTCGCTTCCGGCGTCCTGCGCAGCACAAGCCGCTTGTCAGTCTCTGCGTTCCTGTGTACGGGACAGAGGGGCTTGTCGGGCGGTTTTTAGACAGTGTGTTGCAGCAGGCGGATGCACCGCTTTTTGAAACTATCATCGTAAACGACGGCAGCCCCGGCACAAAAGAACTGCGGAGTATTGTTAAAATATACACAAAGCGGTTTAAAGCGCAGGGGGTGCCGTTCGTATTTTTGGAACATAGTAAAAACCTCGGTACGCTCGAAGCGCGCCGGACAGCGGTTACTGCGGCATCGGGGAAATACCTTGCCTTTGCCGACCCTGACGATGAACTGCCGCCCAGTGCTCTCCGTACCTTATACGATGCTGCCTGTGCCTCCGGCGCGGACATTGTACATGGAAAGGCTGCGGTACCGGATACGGAAGGAGAACCGGAAGCGCGCACAGTAACTTTTAAGCGAAGAGCGCAAAACGTATACGAAGGTATTCTAACCGGCGAAGAAATTCTCCGTAAATGTATTCTTAAAAATGCATATAGCAGCTTTGTGTGGGGTAAGCTTTTTCAAACAGCCCTTGTTCAAAAAGCATATAGCGAAATTCCGTTTACCTACTGTACAATGGCGGAAGATATGCTGCTCTACTTTTTTATCGCTTTACATGCCGATAAATATCTCGGTATCCCCGATACCGTATACAACTACCGCATCAATACCGGCATATCTTCCCGCCGTCAAATCACCGATCTTACCGAATGGCAAAAGGTATGTTCCGTTACTTCGGTTTTTACTATCATTTTTTTGTATTTGAAAGAACACCCCTCTATCGGCAGCGATATCCGCGAAGCCGTACAGGATTTAGGCCGTGCGCACTATGCCGATAATCTCAAACAGCTGGAAGTTTGCGTAGTTCCTTCATTACAGGCGGAAGCGCGGGCAATGCTGGATGAATGGTGGGGGGATTATTGATTAAGAATTGTGAATTATAAATGTCAAACTTTTTAGATGTGTTGCTGTTTTCCGCCTCTTATCATATAGCGCCTTTTTTGCTATAGTTTTAGCTATGCCTCAAGATTTTGTTCATTTACACGTACACTCCGACTATTCGCTGTTGGATGGCGCTTCTTCCATAAAACAACTGGTAACAACTGCTAAAAGCCTTGGACAAACAGCTCTTGCGCTGACCGACCACGGCAATATGTTTGCCGCCTTGCGCTTTTTCCGTGAATGTAAGGCGCAGGGGATAAAGCCGGTTATCGGCTGCGAAGTATATGTTGCGAACGGCAGCCGGTTCGCAAAGCCGGAGAATACCAATACCGGTGTTCGCAAATACTTTCACCTTATCCTGCTTGCCGAAACCGAAACCGGCTACCGGAATTTGATGGTGCTGTGTTCCAAAGGTTACACCGAGGGCATGTACTATAAACCGCGCATTGACGAGGAGCTGCTGACACAGTATTCGGAGGGGCTTATCTGCCTTTCAGCCTGTCTTGCGGGGGAGTTGCCGTCGCTGCTGTTGCAGGGCAAAAAGGCTGAGGCTGAAGCGCATGTTAGGCGTTACCGCAGCATATTCGGCATCAACAATTACTTTATCGAGCTGCAAAAGCATGGTATTGCCGATGAGGAGAAGGTTGCGCCGATGCTGATTGAGATGGCACGCAAGATAGGCGTGCCGATGGTGGTAACGAACGACGCTCACTATGCGGAGCAAAAGGATGCGGTTGCGCAGGATATCCTCCTCTGTATCGGCACAAAAAAGAACCGCTCCGACACCAACCGCATGAAGTTTGAAACCGATCAATTCTATCTCAAATCGGCGGAGGAGATGGAACAGCTGTTCCCCGGTTATCCCGAAATGCTGTCCAACACCTGCCGTATCGCGGAGCGCTGTAACTTTGAAATTCCGCAGCCGGGGCCGCTTCTTCCCGTGTATCAGATACCGGAAGATTTTGCAACAAAAGAAGAGTATATCACCCACCTCGTGCACGAGGGCTTAAAAAAACGCTACAATCCCGTTACCGAAGAGATGACCCAACGCGCCGACTATGAACTCGGTATTATTATGAAGATGGACTTTGTCGGGTACTTCCTCATCGTATGGGACTTTATCAACTGGGCGAAGGAGCACGGCATTCCGGTTGGGCCGGGTCGCGGTTCCGGGGCGGGTTCCATTGTTGCCTACGCGATGCGGATCACCGATATCGACCCGCTCAAATATAAGCTGCTGTTTGAGCGCTTTCTTAATCCCGAACGTATTTCCATGCCGGACTTTGACGTTGACTTCTGCTTCGAACGGCGGCAGGAGGTTATCGACTATGTCCGCAGAAAATACGGTGATGAAAGCGTCGGTCAGATTATCACGTTCGGAACATTGAAGCCGAAAGCCGCAATCAAGGATGTCGGGCGGGTATTGGAAATTCCGCTCGGCGAGGTAAATGCCATCACCAAAATGATGCCCTCTGATCCCAAGCTCACGTTTGAAAAAGCTTTTGCGGATGTTCCCGAACTCGCCGAAATGCGCTCCGACCCGCGGTACACGGAGCTTTTTTCCATTGCGGAAAAGCTTGAAGACCTCAACCGGAACACGAGCCTCCATGCGGCAGGTATCGTTATCGGTAAAACGAAGCTGACCGATTATGTCCCGCTGTACAAGGATTCCAAGACAGGCAAGACCGCCTCTCAGTTTACGATGGATTTAATAGAAGACTGCGGTTTGGTAAAGATGGACTTCCTCGGGCTCAAGACGCTGACACTAATTAAGCATACGGAAGATCTCATCAAAAAGCGGGGAGGGGAGTACGCGAACTTCTCCATTGCTCAGATCGATGAACAAGATGCGGCGACGTTTAAAATGCTCGGCGAAGGAAAGTCCGCCGCGGTCTTTCAGTTTGAAAGTCAGGGTATGCAGAATATTTTGAAACGCGCAAAGCCCGATAAAATAGAAGATCTCATCGCGTTAAACGCCCTCTACCGTCCCGGGCCGATGGCCTATATCGATCAGTTTATCGAATCGAAATTCGATGCATCGAAAATTCAATATCCCGACCCCTGCCTCGAAGATATATTGTCGGAAACCTACGGCGTTATCGTCTATCAGGAACAGGTTATGCAGGTAGCGCAGCGTATCGGCGGCTACAGCCTCGGTCAAGCGGACTTGCTGCGGCGCGCAATGGGAAAAAAGAAAAAAGAGGTTATGGAGAAGGAGAAAACACGGTTTATCGAAGGCGCCGTAAAGAATAATTTTAAGGAAAAAGACGCCGACCGTATCTTTGAAATCCTGATTCCTTTTGCCGGTTACGGGTTTAACAAGAGCCACGCCGCCGCTTATTCGGTACTGGCGTATCAAACCGCCTATCTCAAGGCGAATTTCCCTGCGGAATTTATGGCAGCCAACCTCACCAACGAAATTACCTCGACGGATAAGCTGCCGGAGTATATCAGCGAAGCGAATAAGATGGGACTTGCGCTCCATGCGCCCGACATCAATACCTCGGAAGAATATTTTTCGGTCTATGAAGGAGATATCGTATTCGGGCTGCTCGGTATTAAGGGGGTAGGGGAGCAGGCTGCCCGCGATATTGTCGCTGAACGCACTGCGCACGGCCCCTACAAGTCGTTTATC from the Treponema medium genome contains:
- a CDS encoding YebC/PmpR family DNA-binding transcriptional regulator encodes the protein MSGHSKWATIKHAKGAADAKRGQMFTKFIKEISIAARMGGGDPNGNPRLRTAILKARAANMPKDNIERAIKKGTGELGGASYEELLYEGYAPGGVAVLVEVLTDNKNRAAANVRNLFSKNGGNLGATGSVAYMFNRKGVIEYDAEAVSEEKLMEEALEAGAEDIQTEGGIITVTTDPNDFASVLEALQEKGFESVSAEISMVPATYMSLEAETIRKVLKMVERLEEDDDVQNVYTNLDIPDDFEPEE
- a CDS encoding ISAs1 family transposase; translated protein: MRWEELEDALEVLQSEREYDGYFCSIKDAVIIVILGSLCDLKSVKKIHAWATSEHVKVFLEKEFGIKRIPCYWWLLSLLAMVSPESLNRCMKNWVSSLVPHLAEKLEAEEEEQNKKKKKSLTIAIDGKEIRSTGKMKKYDSPLHIVSAQIGELGLTLAQETVQSKSNEIPAVQELIKTLEIEGCMVVADALNCQIQTAQAIIDAKADYLLSAKGNQKELMNDIAAYVQDEKLRSTMDSVTQTEKGHGRIETRSAYTTDDVEWQPGGRVWPAVKCIGVVHTRFETDKGVTEQWHYYISSKVLSAEELLHHARTEWSVESMHWLLDVHFDEDKCRIQSKNIQQNLNMLHKVALNIVRIYKRETQSKLALNGIMFRALMNPHDLLPLLDKN
- a CDS encoding glycosyltransferase family 2 protein; this encodes MNLISRCAARFRRPAQHKPLVSLCVPVYGTEGLVGRFLDSVLQQADAPLFETIIVNDGSPGTKELRSIVKIYTKRFKAQGVPFVFLEHSKNLGTLEARRTAVTAASGKYLAFADPDDELPPSALRTLYDAACASGADIVHGKAAVPDTEGEPEARTVTFKRRAQNVYEGILTGEEILRKCILKNAYSSFVWGKLFQTALVQKAYSEIPFTYCTMAEDMLLYFFIALHADKYLGIPDTVYNYRINTGISSRRQITDLTEWQKVCSVTSVFTIIFLYLKEHPSIGSDIREAVQDLGRAHYADNLKQLEVCVVPSLQAEARAMLDEWWGDY
- the dnaE gene encoding DNA polymerase III subunit alpha, whose amino-acid sequence is MPQDFVHLHVHSDYSLLDGASSIKQLVTTAKSLGQTALALTDHGNMFAALRFFRECKAQGIKPVIGCEVYVANGSRFAKPENTNTGVRKYFHLILLAETETGYRNLMVLCSKGYTEGMYYKPRIDEELLTQYSEGLICLSACLAGELPSLLLQGKKAEAEAHVRRYRSIFGINNYFIELQKHGIADEEKVAPMLIEMARKIGVPMVVTNDAHYAEQKDAVAQDILLCIGTKKNRSDTNRMKFETDQFYLKSAEEMEQLFPGYPEMLSNTCRIAERCNFEIPQPGPLLPVYQIPEDFATKEEYITHLVHEGLKKRYNPVTEEMTQRADYELGIIMKMDFVGYFLIVWDFINWAKEHGIPVGPGRGSGAGSIVAYAMRITDIDPLKYKLLFERFLNPERISMPDFDVDFCFERRQEVIDYVRRKYGDESVGQIITFGTLKPKAAIKDVGRVLEIPLGEVNAITKMMPSDPKLTFEKAFADVPELAEMRSDPRYTELFSIAEKLEDLNRNTSLHAAGIVIGKTKLTDYVPLYKDSKTGKTASQFTMDLIEDCGLVKMDFLGLKTLTLIKHTEDLIKKRGGEYANFSIAQIDEQDAATFKMLGEGKSAAVFQFESQGMQNILKRAKPDKIEDLIALNALYRPGPMAYIDQFIESKFDASKIQYPDPCLEDILSETYGVIVYQEQVMQVAQRIGGYSLGQADLLRRAMGKKKKEVMEKEKTRFIEGAVKNNFKEKDADRIFEILIPFAGYGFNKSHAAAYSVLAYQTAYLKANFPAEFMAANLTNEITSTDKLPEYISEANKMGLALHAPDINTSEEYFSVYEGDIVFGLLGIKGVGEQAARDIVAERTAHGPYKSFIDFLDRLDLHTVNKKNLEVLIKTGCFDKLGQNRSELLDNLEAAMAFSAQKKAGSAVGQTSLFEDTGIKEFSDFTFKQVNDLPQKEKLRIEKELMGFYISGHPLDEYKKAIDRSATLELINFRRAQKEKLYTIVGMITGIRPYQTKNGKWMGFGTFEDRTGTIDLTFFSKVWEENRANALPETVCGLIGKVDCSRDTPSFIVESMVSIDELKERSIKEVHLELDPLIETDLQFQPLKDFLFGAQGTCDIFIHITDNDTVYQVKGSSQLKVSSSDEFIEQLGKQSGVLQVWKE